A window of Piliocolobus tephrosceles isolate RC106 chromosome 13, ASM277652v3, whole genome shotgun sequence contains these coding sequences:
- the LOC111551608 gene encoding lysine-specific demethylase 4E-like produces the protein MKCVHSDPQNTSHTIMTFYPTMEEFTDFNKYVAYMESQGAHQAGLAKVIPPKEWKARKTYDDIEDILVATPLQQVTSGQAGVFTQYHKKKKAMTVGKYRHLANSKKHQTPPHQNFADLEQQYWKSHPGNTPIFGADISGSLFEESTKQWNLGHLGTILDLLEQECGVVIEGVNTPYLYFGMWKTTFAWHTEDMDLYSINYLHFGEPKTWYVVPPEHGQRLERLARELFPGISRGCEGFLRHKVALISPTVLKNNGIPCNCMTQEAGEFMVTFPYGYHAGFNHGFNCAEAINFATPRWIDYGKVASQCSCGEARVTFSMDAFVRILQPESYELWKHKQDLTVVDHTEPRVVESQEVSTWREDIVLRRAALGLRHLRNHITSCPIQTVAPGLCYKPKGHGTNAVPGSAFQTLETSARILPPSTGRRGRGRRPQELGTEATVQSAAKRHLSVGTGSRAPGRKPQLQFPDEALTDKPAPLSSGLPHFAKASGCCCAPDLQPLGPPLDPDEPMHPGPCLLSLDSTATSLPDVVTMTPSNVTVPLITLSRDTSGDWKSPVNLAKVAAMDHSYASRVLTPAEFSRISWAPDSSAGAKDRQRYDAKSGDIFLQCMINPLDPWLLNMVPNVK, from the coding sequence ATGAAGTGTGTGCACTCCGATCCCCAGAACACGAGTCATACCATTATGACTTTTTACCCCACCATGGAAGAATTTACAGATTTCAACAAATATGTTGCTTACATGGAGTCCCAAGGCGCACACCAAGCTGGCCTTGCCAAGGTAATTCCACCCAAGGAATGGAAAGCCAGAAAGACTTACGATGATATCGAAGACATCTTAGTAGCCACTCCCCTCCAGCAGGTGACCTCTGGGCAGGCAGGGGTGTTTACTCAAtaccataaaaagaagaaagccatGACCGTGGGGAAGTATCGCCACTTGGCAAACAGTAAAAAACATCAGACTCCACCACACCAGAATTTTGCAGATTTGGAGCAACAGTACTGGAAGAGCCACCCCGGTAATACACCAATTTTTGGTGCTGATATCAGCGGCTCCTTAtttgaagaaagcactaaacagtGGAACCTAGGACACCTGGGAACAATTCTGGACCTGCTGGAGCAGGAATGTGGGGTTGTCATCGAGGGTGTCAACACACCCTACCTGTACTTTGGCATGTGGAAGACCACGTTCGCTTGGCACACGGAGGACATGGATCTTTATAGCATCAACTACCTGCACTTTGGGGAGCCCAAAACTTGGTACGTGGTGCCCCCAGAACATGGTCAGCGGCTGGAACGTCTGGCCAGGGAGCTCTTCCCAGGCATTTCCCGGGGCTGTGAGGGCTTCCTGCGGCACAAGGTGGCCCTCATCTCACCTACAGTTCTCAAAAACAATGGGATCCCCTGCAATTGCatgactcaggaggctggggagttCATGGTGACCTTTCCCTATGGCTACCATGCTGGCTTCAACCATGGCTTCAACTGCGCAGAGGCCATCAACTTTGCCACTCCACGATGGATTGATTATGGCAAAGTGGCTTCACAGTGTAGCTGTGGGGAGGCGAGAGTGACCTTTTCCATGGACGCCTTCGTACGCATCCTGCAGCCAGAGAGCTATGAGCTCTGGAAACACAAGCAAGACTTGACGGTTGTGGATCACACAGAGCCCAGGGTTGTGGAAAGCCAAGAGGTGAGCACCTGGAGGGAGGACATAGTACTTAGAAGAGCTGCTCTGGGCCTGAGGCATCTCCGGAACCACATAACCAGCTGTCCCATACAAACTGTGGCCCCAGGGCTCTGTTACAAGCCAAAGGGCCATGGCACCAATGCTGTGCCTGGATCTGCATTCCAAACCCTGGAGACGTCAGCCCGGATTCTTCCCCCTTCCACTGGAAGGCGGGGTCGTGGTCGCCGTCCTCAAGAACTGGGGACTGAGGCGACTGTTCAGTCTGCAGCTAAGAGGCACCTCTCAGTGGGGACAGGGAGCAGAGCTCCAGGCCGTAAACCTCAGCTCCAGTTCCCCGATGAAGCTTTGACAGACAAACCCGCACCTTTGAGCAGTGGCCTTCCGCATTTTGCCAAGGCTTCTGGCTGCTGTTGTGCCCCTGATCTTCAACCCCTGGGGCCCCCACTGGATCCTGATGAACCCATGCACCCTGGCCCCTGCCTACTATCCCTCGACAGCACTGCTACTAGTCTTCCTGATGTTGTCACCATGACTCCTTCCAATGTCACTGTGCCTTTGATTACGTTGTCCAGGGACACCAGTGGGGACTGGAAATCCCCGGTGAACCTGGCCAAGGTTGCAGCAATGGACCACTCTTATGCCTCTAGGGTTCTGACCCCAGCTGAGTTTTCCAGGATCTCCTGGGCCCCTGACTCATCTGCTGGGGCTAAAGACAGGCAGAGATATGATGCTAAATCTGGGGATATTTTCCTCCAGTGCATGATCAATCCTCTGGACCCATGGCTATTGAATATGGTGCCAAATGTCAAGTGA